In a genomic window of Zerene cesonia ecotype Mississippi chromosome Z, Zerene_cesonia_1.1, whole genome shotgun sequence:
- the LOC119835548 gene encoding dephospho-CoA kinase, with amino-acid sequence MFIVGLTGGLATGKSTVLSIFRENGVAVIDADEIARKVLEPGTKAWKEVKQYFGDEVLNPDGKVNRLKLGEIVFNDRDKRMKLNSITHPRIQSSMMRMAFNYFFTGHSYIVMEVPLLFETGKMLTFMHKIITVVCEDHQQLERLCKRNDFSENVAKKRISCQMPLERKVAKSHFVIDNSGDILTTKQQTESIIRLLKRSKFTWYFRAIILIAVLSVIFGVTNFVFKFFQDQPLT; translated from the exons ATGTTCATCGTGGGGCTCACAGGAGGTTTAGCTACAGGGAAAAGTACGGTATTATCTATATTCCGCGAAAATGGTGTAGCAGTAATCGATGCAGACGAAATTGCTAGAAAAG TACTGGAGCCTGGAACAAAAGCATGGAAAGAAGTTAAACAGTATTTTGGAGATGAAGTTCTCAACCCAGATGGTAAAGTGAACAGATTGAAGCTTggtgaaatagtttttaacgATAGAGACAAAAGGATGAAACTTAATAGTATAACACATCCAAGGATTCAAAGTTCAATGATGAGAAtggcatttaattatttttttactggcCATAGCTATATAGTCATGGAGGTGCCACTGCTTTTTGAAACAGGGAAAATGTTAACCTTTATGCACAAAATCATCACAGTTGTATG TGAGGATCATCAACAGCTCGAAAGATTGTGCAAAAGGAATGATTTCTCCGAAAATGTAGCTAAGAAGAGGATTAGTTGTCAAATGCCACTGGAGAGGAAAGTTGCTAAATCACATTTTGTTATAGATAACTCGGGTGATATATTAACTACCAAACAACAAACTGAAAGCATTATAAGACTTTTGAAACGTTCCAAGTTTACATg GTATTTTAGAGCAATTATATTGATTGCAGTATTATCTGTGATCTTTGGGGTTACCAACtttgtatttaagttttttcagGATCAACCATTAACGTAa